The following are from one region of the Halarcobacter sp. genome:
- a CDS encoding MMPL family transporter translates to MIKSLFDKSIIKHPVKILFILLLGVSFLGYYATKLEIDASSETLLLDDDKDLKFYREVNERYHSPDFLLVTFKPKKDLLSEESLETIKQLSEEFIKLEKVVSITSILNVPLLQSPVQELTKLLDGVRTLENSEVDKKLVKKEFLESELYNKSLVSEDFRTTSILINLKEDKKYFEILNKRNELLKKKRENSASEEELTKLKEIEKEFKDYRENIRESDHKNIVAVRNIIEKYQDSGELFLGGVSMIADDIISFVKSDLVIYGSTLIFLLIFILWVIFRQMIWILLPIIICVLSVISTSGMLGLFGWEVTVISSNFISLQLIITISIVLHLIVRYRELTQTYKNASQYKLIINTLLSKLNPSFFAIITTIAGFGSLVLSGIEPVKNLGWMMSTGIAISLIISFIVFPSILITMKRIDITKSSNFKLKLIEKSAKLVETKGLFIILISIFIVIISLIGASKIIVENSFINYFKKSTEIYKGMEVIDNQLGGTTPLDVILTFNIKKEEEKTTAKNDEFSDFEDEFAQTENDEKYWFTVDKMKTITRVHDYLDSLGEVGKVSSLATLLKTGKTLNEGKDLDGFTLALLYEKLPKEYKDLILSPYISIEDNQARINTRIIDSNPELRRNELIEKLNRELPTIINDSTVEFRLSNLMILYNNMLQSLFDSQIKTLGFVVGILFIMFLILFRSALIALIAILANLVPISIVFGIMGWLNIPLDIMTITIAAISIGIGVDDTIHYIHRFHEEFKKDHNYINSMKRSHESIGYAMTYTSLVVIVGFSILVLSNLIPTIYFGLLTVIVMATMLASALLLLPKLIILLKPYSKR, encoded by the coding sequence ATGATAAAATCACTTTTTGATAAATCAATTATCAAACACCCAGTTAAAATTCTTTTTATACTTTTACTGGGTGTATCTTTTTTAGGCTATTATGCCACAAAACTTGAAATAGATGCTTCTTCTGAAACTCTGCTTTTAGATGATGATAAAGATTTAAAATTTTATAGAGAAGTAAATGAAAGATATCATTCTCCTGATTTTTTACTTGTAACCTTTAAACCTAAAAAAGATTTGCTATCTGAAGAGAGTTTAGAAACAATTAAACAATTAAGTGAAGAGTTTATAAAACTTGAAAAAGTTGTATCAATAACATCGATTTTAAATGTTCCTTTACTACAATCACCCGTACAAGAATTAACAAAACTATTGGATGGTGTTCGAACATTAGAGAATAGTGAAGTTGACAAAAAACTTGTAAAAAAAGAGTTTTTGGAATCTGAACTATATAATAAAAGTTTAGTAAGTGAAGACTTTAGAACTACCTCAATATTGATTAATTTAAAAGAGGATAAAAAATATTTTGAAATCTTGAACAAACGAAATGAATTATTAAAAAAGAAGAGGGAAAATTCTGCTTCAGAAGAAGAACTTACAAAACTAAAAGAGATTGAAAAAGAGTTTAAAGATTATAGAGAAAATATTAGAGAAAGTGACCATAAGAATATTGTAGCAGTTAGAAATATTATAGAAAAATACCAAGATAGTGGTGAGCTTTTCCTTGGTGGTGTTTCAATGATTGCTGATGATATAATCAGCTTTGTTAAAAGTGACTTGGTAATATATGGTTCAACACTGATATTTCTATTAATTTTCATCTTATGGGTTATTTTCAGACAAATGATTTGGATTTTACTTCCTATAATAATATGTGTTTTATCAGTTATATCTACATCTGGAATGTTAGGATTATTTGGCTGGGAAGTAACTGTTATCTCATCTAATTTTATCTCTTTGCAATTAATTATTACAATTTCAATAGTTTTACACTTGATTGTAAGATATAGAGAATTAACACAAACATATAAAAATGCTAGTCAATATAAACTTATAATAAATACTTTATTATCAAAGCTAAATCCCTCATTTTTTGCAATTATTACAACTATTGCTGGCTTTGGTTCTTTGGTTTTATCTGGAATTGAGCCAGTTAAAAACTTAGGCTGGATGATGAGTACAGGTATTGCTATTTCACTTATTATCTCTTTTATAGTTTTTCCTTCTATCTTAATAACTATGAAGCGAATTGATATAACAAAAAGTTCTAATTTTAAATTAAAACTTATAGAAAAAAGTGCAAAACTTGTAGAAACAAAAGGTTTATTTATTATATTAATATCTATTTTTATTGTAATAATATCACTTATTGGTGCTTCAAAAATTATTGTAGAAAATAGCTTTATTAACTACTTTAAAAAGTCAACTGAAATTTATAAAGGTATGGAAGTGATTGATAACCAATTAGGAGGAACAACTCCTTTAGATGTTATTTTAACTTTTAATATAAAAAAAGAAGAAGAAAAAACAACAGCTAAAAATGATGAATTTTCTGATTTTGAAGATGAGTTTGCACAAACAGAGAATGATGAAAAATATTGGTTTACTGTTGATAAAATGAAAACAATTACAAGAGTTCATGATTATTTAGATTCTCTAGGTGAAGTTGGAAAAGTTTCATCTTTAGCTACACTTTTAAAAACAGGAAAAACTTTAAACGAGGGAAAAGACTTAGATGGTTTTACCTTGGCTTTACTTTATGAAAAACTTCCTAAAGAGTATAAAGATTTAATCCTTTCTCCATATATTAGTATTGAAGATAATCAGGCTAGAATTAATACAAGAATTATAGATTCAAATCCTGAATTAAGAAGAAATGAATTAATTGAGAAATTAAATAGAGAACTACCAACTATTATAAATGATTCTACTGTAGAGTTTAGATTATCAAATTTAATGATTCTTTATAACAATATGCTACAGTCTCTTTTTGATTCACAAATAAAAACTTTAGGTTTTGTAGTTGGGATTTTATTTATTATGTTTTTAATCCTATTTAGATCAGCTCTAATTGCACTAATAGCAATATTAGCAAATCTTGTACCTATCTCTATTGTATTTGGGATAATGGGATGGTTAAATATTCCACTTGATATTATGACTATTACAATTGCTGCTATATCAATTGGTATTGGGGTTGATGATACAATTCACTATATCCATAGATTTCATGAAGAGTTTAAAAAAGATCACAACTATATAAACTCTATGAAAAGATCCCATGAAAGTATTGGTTATGCTATGACTTATACTTCTCTTGTAGTAATTGTTGGATTTTCAATATTAGTGTTATCAAATCTAATTCCAACAATATATTTTGGTTTATTAACTGTTATTGTTATGGCTACAATGTTAGCTTCAGCGCTATTATTACTTCCAAAGCTAATTATTCTTTTAAAACCTTATTCTAAGAGATAA
- a CDS encoding ABC transporter substrate-binding protein, whose protein sequence is MFIRIILSCFLIINLSFAMSKDEIKSEMSNKIDKVLIILKDSKLSNDKKTEEIVDIMDSLFDYKLMSRLSLGRTWSEINDKQKNDFVKLFTKKLKDSYVDKLNLYTDELVEILGTEQPKSNRIILKTQLIGKEDKYNIDYKFYEKETNNWLIYDVNLLGVSIIQTFRQQFAGFLKDKTFKDLMANLATLPNNTK, encoded by the coding sequence ATGTTTATAAGAATAATACTATCATGCTTTTTAATTATAAACTTATCTTTTGCTATGTCAAAAGATGAAATAAAATCAGAAATGAGCAATAAAATAGATAAAGTATTAATCATCTTAAAAGATTCTAAACTTAGTAATGATAAAAAAACAGAAGAGATTGTTGACATAATGGATTCTCTTTTTGATTATAAACTAATGTCAAGATTATCTTTAGGTAGAACTTGGAGTGAAATAAATGACAAACAAAAAAATGATTTTGTTAAACTTTTCACAAAAAAACTAAAAGATTCTTATGTTGATAAACTTAATTTATATACAGATGAACTTGTAGAGATATTAGGTACAGAACAACCAAAATCAAATAGAATTATTCTAAAAACTCAATTAATTGGGAAAGAGGATAAATATAATATTGATTATAAATTTTATGAAAAAGAGACTAATAACTGGTTGATTTATGATGTAAATCTATTAGGAGTTAGTATTATTCAAACATTTAGACAACAATTTGCAGGATTTTTAAAAGACAAAACTTTTAAAGATTTAATGGCAAACTTAGCTACACTTCCAAATAACACTAAATGA
- a CDS encoding VacJ family lipoprotein — MKSLIVFTFMLSFVIGFNGCTVTNHYKLNSNLEFEYVPKNERKTYELFAKDQFAKEIKEESSVGSFDDEFEIKNEEIDPLEGYNRVMTSFNDFLYINVLNPVASGYKKIVPQEGRVAISNFFQNLTYPVRLVNNLLQFKFTNAGEESGRFLINSTVGILGFMDPASKEYNLNEHDEDFGQTLGYYGFDGGFHIVLPVYGPSNVRDVVGLSVDSYISPLSDAGYDELEYKIPDRFEKTLGLKSIEVINSTSLNLGKYENLKKDAIDLYPFLKDIYTQNRNKMIKE; from the coding sequence ATGAAAAGTTTAATTGTATTTACTTTTATGCTTTCATTTGTTATTGGGTTTAATGGTTGTACTGTTACAAACCATTATAAATTGAATTCAAATTTAGAATTTGAATATGTACCTAAGAACGAAAGAAAGACATATGAACTTTTTGCAAAAGATCAATTTGCAAAAGAGATAAAAGAAGAGTCTTCTGTCGGTTCCTTTGATGATGAATTTGAAATAAAAAATGAAGAAATTGATCCTTTAGAAGGTTATAATAGAGTTATGACGTCATTTAATGACTTTTTATATATTAATGTACTTAATCCTGTTGCAAGTGGATATAAAAAAATAGTTCCACAAGAAGGAAGAGTAGCAATTTCTAATTTCTTTCAAAATTTAACTTATCCAGTTAGACTTGTAAATAATCTTTTACAATTTAAATTCACTAATGCAGGTGAAGAAAGTGGTAGATTTTTAATTAATTCAACAGTTGGTATATTAGGTTTTATGGATCCTGCATCAAAAGAATATAATCTTAATGAACATGATGAAGATTTTGGTCAAACTTTAGGCTATTATGGATTTGATGGCGGTTTTCACATTGTTTTACCAGTTTATGGACCATCAAATGTAAGAGATGTTGTAGGTTTAAGTGTTGATTCATATATCTCACCACTTAGTGATGCTGGATATGATGAACTTGAATATAAAATTCCAGATAGATTTGAAAAAACTCTTGGTTTAAAATCAATCGAAGTTATAAATAGCACTTCATTAAATCTAGGAAAATATGAAAATCTAAAAAAAGATGCAATAGATTTATACCCTTTCCTTAAAGATATATATACACAAAATAGAAATAAAATGATTAAGGAATAA
- a CDS encoding M23 family metallopeptidase, whose product MKKILIILINFFIVLNALEIKPKNVENANTAILILEEKNIKNPKLTFDKQNIDFFSFPNKKNKYYALVPVSYYKDKKDYRIIISYLRDKKKIFKGVTLSVIDGNYKSEIINVSKGKVTLSKKNKARVDKEYKEAMNIYNSVSPNLYLNGKFIYPIDSKITSNFGTKRVYNGSLKSYHSGTDFKAKIGTKIKAVNDGIVVLSKHRFYAGNSIVIDHGQGIYSCYYHLSKLKFKKGQKVKKGDIIGLSGDTGRVTGPHLHFAFRIHGIQVDPLQLITLVNKNNIY is encoded by the coding sequence ATGAAAAAAATACTAATAATACTGATAAATTTTTTTATTGTTTTAAATGCACTTGAAATAAAACCTAAAAATGTTGAAAATGCAAATACTGCAATATTAATTTTAGAAGAAAAAAACATAAAAAACCCAAAACTTACTTTTGATAAACAAAATATAGACTTTTTTTCTTTTCCAAATAAGAAAAATAAATATTATGCTCTTGTGCCTGTATCATACTACAAAGATAAAAAAGATTATAGAATCATTATCTCTTACTTAAGAGATAAAAAAAAGATTTTTAAGGGTGTAACTTTAAGTGTAATTGATGGAAATTATAAAAGTGAAATTATAAATGTATCTAAAGGAAAAGTAACTTTATCAAAAAAAAATAAAGCAAGAGTTGATAAAGAGTATAAAGAAGCTATGAATATTTATAACTCAGTAAGTCCAAACCTATACTTAAATGGCAAATTTATATATCCTATTGATAGTAAAATTACAAGTAATTTTGGTACAAAAAGAGTATATAATGGAAGCTTAAAATCGTACCATTCAGGAACAGATTTTAAAGCAAAAATAGGTACTAAAATAAAAGCTGTAAATGATGGAATAGTTGTATTATCTAAACATAGATTTTATGCAGGAAATTCTATAGTTATAGATCATGGTCAAGGTATATATTCTTGTTATTATCACTTAAGCAAATTAAAATTTAAAAAGGGTCAAAAGGTAAAAAAAGGTGATATTATTGGGCTTAGTGGAGATACAGGGAGAGTTACAGGTCCACACTTACATTTTGCATTTAGAATACATGGAATACAAGTAGATCCTCTACAGTTAATCACTTTAGTAAATAAAAATAATATTTATTAA
- a CDS encoding YebC/PmpR family DNA-binding transcriptional regulator: protein MGRAFEYRKAAKMKRWGNMSRVFPKLAKAIEIAAKSGGGDPEMNSALRTAILNAKAENMPKSNIDAAIKRATGKDAANYSDVNFEGKGPHGVLIFVETATDNNTRTVANVKMHFNKNGGQVVPTGSLEFFFDRKAIFEFNKTEDMDLEELELELIDAGLEEIEEEDGVVLVTAEYTDFGTLNKAFEDMGIELTKAELKRIPNNPQEFTEEQQEEIGKLLEKLEDDDDVQAVYTNIG, encoded by the coding sequence ATGGGTAGAGCCTTTGAATATAGAAAAGCAGCAAAAATGAAAAGATGGGGAAATATGTCAAGAGTTTTCCCAAAACTAGCTAAAGCGATTGAAATAGCAGCAAAATCTGGTGGTGGTGATCCTGAAATGAATTCAGCATTAAGAACTGCAATATTAAATGCAAAAGCTGAAAATATGCCTAAATCAAATATCGATGCAGCTATTAAAAGAGCTACAGGAAAAGATGCAGCAAATTATTCAGATGTAAACTTTGAAGGAAAAGGTCCACATGGTGTATTAATATTTGTTGAAACTGCAACAGATAATAATACAAGAACAGTTGCAAATGTTAAAATGCATTTCAATAAAAATGGTGGACAAGTTGTACCAACTGGTTCTTTAGAGTTTTTCTTTGATAGAAAAGCAATTTTCGAATTTAATAAAACTGAAGATATGGATTTAGAAGAATTAGAATTAGAATTGATTGATGCTGGATTAGAAGAGATTGAAGAAGAAGATGGTGTAGTTTTAGTTACAGCTGAATATACAGATTTTGGTACTTTAAATAAAGCATTTGAAGATATGGGAATTGAGTTAACAAAAGCAGAATTAAAAAGAATTCCAAACAATCCTCAAGAGTTTACAGAAGAGCAACAAGAAGAGATTGGTAAACTTTTAGAAAAGCTTGAAGATGATGATGATGTTCAAGCGGTTTATACAAATATTGGATAA
- a CDS encoding CsgG/HfaB family protein, translating to MKRLSNLTASLSLAILTTGAFTGCLSGMTQSGAADAKTAGTGSAGGANSQGANSGLERCTAPIGTVSFHEDRNDTWYQYLTRDLRLPSTIPVLRLLTQQSNCFVIVERGKGMNDLMRERQLMQSGELRGNSKFHKGQMVAADYTIIPSITFSEQGTSGLGAIAGGLFGSVAGAVAGGFKTSDASTMLTLIDNRSSVQLAAAEGSARTTDWNIMGGLLGGSAGGGLGAYTKTPEGKTIVSAFMDSMNGLIKSVKAYKAQEVSGGLGAGGHLGVQGGNTQYGLEGVLTKRVYNSAKKEYDYEIINKERTQKWNFSSRKKIFYKDDLIRFNLVNGVPEVNSFIKLETRYKQKYWN from the coding sequence ATGAAAAGACTTAGTAATTTAACTGCAAGTTTGTCACTTGCAATTTTAACTACAGGTGCATTTACTGGTTGTTTATCAGGTATGACACAATCAGGTGCTGCAGATGCAAAAACTGCTGGTACGGGATCAGCTGGAGGAGCTAATTCACAAGGGGCAAATAGTGGTCTTGAAAGATGTACAGCACCTATAGGGACTGTATCATTTCATGAAGATAGAAATGACACTTGGTACCAGTATTTAACTAGAGATTTAAGACTGCCATCAACTATTCCAGTTCTTAGACTTTTAACACAACAATCTAATTGTTTTGTTATTGTTGAAAGAGGAAAAGGGATGAATGACTTAATGAGAGAAAGACAACTTATGCAAAGTGGTGAATTAAGAGGAAACTCTAAATTTCACAAAGGACAAATGGTTGCAGCTGATTATACAATTATTCCATCAATCACATTCAGTGAGCAAGGAACAAGTGGTTTAGGAGCTATTGCTGGAGGTTTATTTGGTAGTGTTGCTGGTGCTGTTGCTGGAGGTTTTAAAACTTCTGATGCAAGTACAATGTTAACTCTTATAGATAATAGATCTTCTGTTCAATTAGCAGCAGCAGAAGGAAGTGCAAGAACTACAGACTGGAATATCATGGGTGGTTTACTTGGTGGTAGTGCTGGGGGAGGACTTGGTGCCTACACAAAAACACCTGAAGGTAAAACGATAGTATCTGCATTTATGGACAGTATGAATGGATTAATTAAATCTGTTAAAGCTTATAAAGCTCAAGAAGTTTCTGGAGGTTTAGGTGCAGGTGGACATCTTGGAGTACAAGGTGGAAATACACAATATGGACTTGAAGGTGTTCTTACAAAAAGAGTTTATAATTCAGCTAAAAAAGAATATGATTATGAAATTATCAATAAAGAAAGAACTCAAAAATGGAATTTCAGTTCAAGAAAAAAGATTTTTTATAAAGATGACTTAATTAGATTTAATCTTGTAAATGGTGTACCTGAAGTTAATTCTTTTATTAAACTTGAAACTAGATATAAACAAAAATATTGGAATTAA
- a CDS encoding DMT family transporter: MENANTKGNLLGLLTVLLWSSLALFTVLSGNIPPFQLLSISFFIASFIGFIMLKKQNKSLKDLLNIPFKVYLIGIYGLFGYHFFYFVAVKNAPAVEANLLNYLWPLLIVVFSAFLPNEKLKWYHIVGTLLALLGAFLLVLKGGELDFKEEYSKGYLSALVAALLWSSYSVISKTLKHIPTFAVTGFCFLTAILSLIAHLFLEVTVMPTFTQLFAAIMLGLGPVGGAFYLWDFAVKNGDIKILGSLAYLAPLLSTLILVFVGISDLTSSIVIACVLIILGSIISSKEYMKVIKKLFIKP, from the coding sequence TTGGAAAATGCAAATACAAAAGGTAATTTATTAGGCTTATTAACGGTACTTTTATGGTCATCTTTAGCTTTATTTACAGTTTTATCAGGAAATATACCACCATTTCAATTATTAAGTATCTCATTTTTTATAGCATCATTTATTGGTTTTATTATGTTAAAAAAGCAAAATAAATCATTAAAAGATTTATTAAATATTCCATTTAAAGTTTATTTAATAGGTATATATGGTTTATTTGGTTATCACTTTTTCTATTTTGTTGCAGTAAAAAATGCTCCTGCAGTTGAGGCAAATTTGCTAAACTATTTGTGGCCTTTACTTATTGTAGTTTTTTCAGCTTTTCTTCCAAATGAAAAACTAAAATGGTATCACATTGTTGGAACTTTATTAGCTTTACTTGGAGCTTTTTTACTTGTTTTAAAAGGTGGTGAATTAGATTTTAAAGAGGAGTATTCAAAAGGGTATCTTTCTGCTTTAGTTGCTGCTTTATTATGGTCATCTTATTCTGTAATTTCAAAAACATTAAAACATATACCAACTTTTGCAGTCACAGGATTTTGTTTTCTAACAGCAATATTATCATTAATTGCGCATCTATTTTTAGAAGTTACAGTAATGCCAACTTTCACACAATTATTTGCAGCTATTATGCTTGGTTTAGGTCCAGTTGGTGGAGCATTTTATCTTTGGGATTTTGCAGTTAAAAATGGAGATATAAAAATATTAGGTTCTTTAGCTTATTTAGCACCACTTTTATCTACATTAATTTTAGTATTTGTAGGGATTTCAGATTTAACATCTTCTATTGTTATTGCTTGTGTACTTATTATTCTAGGTTCAATAATTAGTTCAAAAGAGTATATGAAGGTTATAAAAAAACTTTTTATTAAACCTTGA
- a CDS encoding YiiD C-terminal domain-containing protein has translation MLEDLEKKLYSEIPLTKYMQLKFTSVDEKKLISTAPLTPNINDKGTAFAGSLSTLVTISAWSACYLTVKELAYENAMIAVIKSDTAYRAPVTNTLYCETTLPTEDEINILKNKLINKKSASIKINSKIFQDDTLCVEFKGVYVIKV, from the coding sequence ATGTTAGAAGATTTAGAAAAAAAATTATATTCTGAAATACCCTTAACTAAATACATGCAATTAAAATTTACATCAGTAGATGAAAAAAAATTAATTTCAACTGCACCTTTAACACCAAATATAAATGACAAAGGTACAGCATTTGCTGGAAGTTTAAGTACTTTAGTTACTATTTCAGCATGGAGTGCATGTTATTTAACAGTAAAAGAATTGGCTTATGAAAATGCCATGATTGCGGTAATTAAAAGTGACACTGCATATAGAGCGCCTGTTACAAATACACTTTATTGTGAAACTACTCTACCTACAGAAGATGAGATAAATATATTAAAAAACAAATTAATAAATAAAAAAAGTGCCTCAATAAAAATAAATTCTAAAATATTTCAAGATGACACTTTATGTGTTGAGTTTAAAGGTGTGTATGTAATCAAGGTTTAA
- a CDS encoding bifunctional aconitate hydratase 2/2-methylisocitrate dehydratase: MSLLATYKAHTEERLNEGGLPPLALTAEQTAELVELLKANPVQEAEYCLELFKNRINPGVDDAAYVKAAFLNDIVQGNVTCSVISKADAVEILGTMMGGFNVTPLIEALKVDEVADLAATQLKNTILVYDAFNDVKDLMDAGNAKAKEIIESWAAAEWFTNKPALEEEIKLTVYKIPGETNTDDLSPATVAFTRPDIPLHATAMLQSRMEKPLETMASLKEKGNPLAYVGDVVGTGSSRKSGINSVQWHMGRDIPGVPNKRTGGVVIGSIIAPIFFNTAEDSGCLPIEAPVDELETGDEIVVKPYAGVIEKDGKVVSEFKLAPNTMTDEMRAGGRIPLIIGKGLTAKAREVLGLEASDMFIAPEQPADNGKGYTQAQKMVGRACGVEGVKPGMYVEPIATTVGSQDTTGPMTRDEIKELAALSFGADMVMQSFCHTAAYPKPADIKLRHTLPDFINSRGGVTLKPGDGVIHSWLNRLCLPDTVGTGGDSHTRFPIGISFPAGSGLIAFAGVTGMMPLTMPESVLVKFKGEMQPGITLRDLVNAIPYQAIQDGLLTVPKKNKKNVFAGTIIEIAGLPDLKVEQAFELSDAAAERSAAACSVQLDKEPIIEYLSSNIALIEKMIEEGYEDARTLQRRADKMKEWLANPELITPDADAEYKAVIEIDLNTITEPILACPNDPDDVDTLSNILADPNRPTEKIDEVFVGSCMTNIGLFRALGEVLKGEGEVPSKLWVAPPTKMDEAQLTEEGYYATFAAAGARIEIPGCSLCMGNQAQVSEGSVVFSTSTRNFDNRLGKNSKVYLGSAEMAAVSALLGRLPTKEEYMKIVPQKITEKNKDGVYKYLNFHQVSPEQLTNLVH; the protein is encoded by the coding sequence ATGAGTTTATTAGCTACTTATAAAGCACATACAGAAGAAAGATTAAATGAAGGTGGATTACCTCCATTAGCTTTAACAGCTGAGCAAACTGCTGAGTTAGTTGAGTTATTAAAAGCAAATCCAGTTCAAGAAGCTGAATACTGTTTAGAATTATTTAAAAATAGAATTAATCCAGGTGTTGATGATGCTGCTTATGTTAAAGCTGCATTTTTAAATGATATTGTTCAAGGAAATGTAACATGTTCTGTAATTTCAAAAGCGGATGCTGTAGAAATTTTAGGAACAATGATGGGTGGATTCAATGTTACTCCACTTATTGAAGCATTAAAAGTTGATGAAGTTGCTGATTTAGCTGCTACACAATTAAAAAATACTATTTTAGTATATGATGCATTTAATGATGTTAAAGATTTAATGGATGCTGGAAATGCAAAAGCTAAAGAGATTATTGAATCTTGGGCAGCTGCAGAGTGGTTTACTAATAAGCCAGCATTAGAAGAAGAAATCAAATTAACTGTTTACAAAATCCCTGGTGAAACAAATACAGATGATTTATCTCCTGCAACAGTAGCATTTACTAGACCAGATATTCCATTACATGCAACTGCAATGTTACAATCAAGAATGGAAAAACCTCTTGAAACTATGGCTTCATTAAAAGAAAAAGGTAACCCATTAGCATACGTTGGTGATGTTGTTGGTACTGGTTCTTCAAGAAAGTCAGGTATCAACTCTGTTCAATGGCACATGGGTAGAGATATTCCAGGTGTTCCAAATAAAAGAACTGGTGGTGTTGTAATTGGTTCTATTATTGCTCCAATTTTCTTCAATACTGCTGAAGATTCAGGATGTTTACCAATTGAAGCTCCAGTTGATGAATTAGAAACTGGTGATGAAATTGTTGTAAAACCATACGCTGGTGTTATTGAAAAAGATGGAAAAGTTGTATCTGAGTTTAAATTAGCTCCAAATACAATGACTGATGAGATGAGAGCAGGGGGAAGAATTCCTTTAATTATTGGTAAAGGTCTTACTGCAAAAGCAAGAGAAGTTTTAGGATTAGAAGCTTCTGATATGTTTATTGCTCCTGAGCAACCAGCTGATAATGGTAAAGGTTATACTCAAGCACAAAAAATGGTTGGTAGAGCTTGTGGTGTTGAAGGTGTTAAACCTGGTATGTATGTTGAGCCAATCGCAACTACTGTTGGATCACAAGATACAACTGGACCAATGACTAGAGATGAGATTAAAGAGCTTGCAGCATTATCTTTTGGTGCTGATATGGTTATGCAATCATTCTGTCACACTGCTGCTTATCCAAAACCAGCAGATATCAAATTAAGACACACTTTACCAGATTTCATCAACTCAAGAGGTGGTGTTACACTTAAGCCAGGTGATGGTGTTATCCACTCATGGTTAAACAGATTATGTTTACCAGATACAGTTGGTACGGGTGGAGATTCACACACAAGATTCCCAATTGGTATCTCATTCCCAGCAGGTTCAGGTCTTATTGCATTCGCAGGTGTTACAGGTATGATGCCTTTAACTATGCCAGAATCAGTATTAGTTAAATTTAAAGGTGAAATGCAACCAGGTATTACACTAAGAGATTTAGTAAATGCTATTCCATACCAAGCAATTCAAGATGGTTTATTAACTGTTCCTAAGAAAAACAAAAAGAATGTTTTCGCTGGTACAATTATTGAAATCGCTGGTTTACCAGATCTTAAAGTTGAGCAAGCATTCGAATTATCAGATGCAGCAGCAGAAAGATCAGCAGCAGCTTGTTCTGTTCAATTAGATAAAGAACCAATTATTGAATACTTATCTTCAAATATCGCTTTAATTGAAAAAATGATTGAAGAGGGTTACGAAGATGCTAGAACTCTTCAAAGAAGAGCTGATAAAATGAAAGAGTGGTTAGCAAATCCAGAATTAATTACTCCAGATGCAGATGCTGAATATAAAGCAGTAATCGAAATCGACTTAAATACAATTACTGAGCCAATCTTAGCTTGTCCTAACGATCCAGATGATGTTGATACACTTTCTAACATCTTAGCTGATCCAAACAGACCAACTGAGAAAATTGACGAAGTATTCGTTGGTTCTTGTATGACAAATATTGGATTATTTAGAGCACTTGGTGAAGTTCTTAAAGGTGAGGGTGAAGTTCCTTCTAAATTATGGGTTGCACCACCAACAAAAATGGATGAAGCTCAATTAACTGAAGAGGGATACTATGCTACATTTGCAGCAGCAGGTGCTAGAATAGAGATTCCAGGTTGTTCATTATGTATGGGTAACCAAGCACAAGTTTCTGAAGGTTCAGTTGTATTCTCAACATCTACAAGAAACTTCGATAATAGACTTGGTAAAAACTCAAAAGTTTACTTAGGTTCAGCAGAAATGGCAGCAGTATCTGCACTTCTTGGAAGACTTCCAACTAAAGAAGAGTATATGAAAATTGTACCTCAGAAAATTACAGAGAAAAACAAAGATGGTGTTTATAAATACTTAAACTTCCACCAAGTTTCTCCAGAGCAACTAACTAATTTAGTTCACTAA